CTGGAAACTTCATATTAGGGTGAGATAAGTAATAAGTTCCTATTGCAGGATTTAAAGTAAATCCATTAACACCATGACCTGTTGTGTAAACAATCATAGTAGAGGTACCATAAACAATATAACCTGCCGCGACTTGTTGATTCCCTTTTTGCAAAAAATCGTCGATTGTTACTGGAGTTCCAGATTTTGTAACTCGCCTGTAAATTGAAAAAATAGTTCCTACAGATACGTTTACATCTATATTAGAACTACCGTCTAAAGGATCTATTAAAACTACATATTTGTTTTGGTGGTCTTCGTTATGCCCTTCAATAGTTATAAAATCATCATTTTCTTCAGACGCAATACCACATACAATCTCCCTATTGGTAAGGGTTTGTATAAAACGCTCATTTGCATACACATCTAACTTTTGTTGGTCTTCACCTTGTATATTTGTATCTCCTGCAGCTCCAGTTATATCTACCAAACCTGCTTTGTTTACTTCGTGGTTCACCACTTTTGCAGCTAGCCTTATAGAATT
This region of Croceibacter atlanticus HTCC2559 genomic DNA includes:
- the fbp gene encoding class 1 fructose-bisphosphatase, with product MNKTFQTLGEFIIENQSEFAYSSGELSRLINSIRLAAKVVNHEVNKAGLVDITGAAGDTNIQGEDQQKLDVYANERFIQTLTNREIVCGIASEENDDFITIEGHNEDHQNKYVVLIDPLDGSSNIDVNVSVGTIFSIYRRVTKSGTPVTIDDFLQKGNQQVAAGYIVYGTSTMIVYTTGHGVNGFTLNPAIGTYYLSHPNMKFPEDGHIYSINEGNYIQFPQGVKDYIKYCQEETEDGERPYTSRYIGSLVSDIHRNMIKGGIYIYPETSKAPNGKLRLLYECNPMAFLAEQAGGKASNGYQRIMDIQPTELHQRVPFFCGSKNMVTKAEEFMAKSSKP